CTCAGAAAAACAGACACGCTTaccaatttttttttatttaattcCTGCAAGACTTCATTGTCAATGCATACAAAGAACTTTCCTCTCATCCCTGCTGGACGTCGATAATGAACCGTTTCATATGTTCGGGACGAATGCTGGGCGGCAGCGCCATCCTGCTGTCAACCATCATCATTGTTTGGATCGTGTTTGTGAATCCCCCACAGACCCGAATTCTCCACAGTTCGTCTCCTCAAACCGTCTCGCCCACGCACAATTCGTCATCGCCATGGAACCCCAGTGATGTCCGATGCAGCGGTCTCCTCGACACCTCCCACATCCAGGTGGTAGTCAAGACGGGATCAAACATCATCTACGATAAGCTCCCCACGCAACTCCTCACAGCCTTGCGATGCTGCCAAGACCCGCTCATTTTCGCCGACTCCGAGCAAGACATCGGACCCTACCATGTCTACGACGTGCTCGCGAACGTCAACGAGACGTTAAAGGCCACCCATCCTGATTTCGCCTACTATCGCACCATCAAAGACTACTTGTCCTCAGGCCGGGACATCCGGCTCCTCCGGACCTCGCGCCAGGCCGCCTGGGACCTGGACAAGTACAAGTTCATCCACATGCTCGTGGAAACCTGGGAGCGACGCCCGGGCCACGATTGGTATGTCTTCGTCGAGGCCGACACGTACCTCTTCTGGGGAAATCTAGTGCAGTGGCTGGCGCGGATGGACCCTGCCAAGCCGCTCTATCTGGGCTCGGCGGCGACGTTCCAATCCGAGAAGTTCGCCCACGGAGGAAGCGGGGTGATCCTCTCGCGCGAAGCGATGAAGCGCGTCTTGGACGGAGATGCCGATCTGGCTGCTCGATATGACGAGCATATGCACGACGAGATCTACGGCGATTACGTGCTTATGAAAGCcctgaaggaaaagggcgtCGAGCTGAGTAATAAATGGCCCATGATGCAGGGCGAGAAGCAGAATACGCTTCCTTTTGGGCCCGGTCCGAACACTGGGTCCCGACATGGGTGTCAGCCGTTGATTACTATGCATAGTGTTACGCCGGTGGATGTTAATGCGATGTGGAATTATGAGCAGCGGCGGAAACATCCACAGGTATGTGTTTCGTTCATTCCTGTTAGAGGTGAGTGAGTGGATGGCTAACGATGAGCAGGAACCGCTTCTTATTGGTGAACTGTATGACTATTTCATGGGTCGT
The sequence above is a segment of the Aspergillus oryzae RIB40 DNA, chromosome 3 genome. Coding sequences within it:
- a CDS encoding uncharacterized protein (predicted protein), which gives rise to MNRFICSGRMLGGSAILLSTIIIVWIVFVNPPQTRILHSSSPQTVSPTHNSSSPWNPSDVRCSGLLDTSHIQVVVKTGSNIIYDKLPTQLLTALRCCQDPLIFADSEQDIGPYHVYDVLANVNETLKATHPDFAYYRTIKDYLSSGRDIRLLRTSRQAAWDLDKYKFIHMLVETWERRPGHDWYVFVEADTYLFWGNLVQWLARMDPAKPLYLGSAATFQSEKFAHGGSGVILSREAMKRVLDGDADLAARYDEHMHDEIYGDYVLMKALKEKGVELSNKWPMMQGEKQNTLPFGPGPNTGSRHGCQPLITMHSVTPVDVNAMWNYEQRRKHPQEPLLIGELYDYFMGRALPSQRDDWYNLSDDLMFRAPGVEGQRQKSPADMTPVEKEAYSSFEQCQKACHEHSKCFQFVYHDQTCGFSFSYRLGYQRDPEGDEGPYKSGWILDKIEKDREDHPCKAPEWL